The region GTATATTTTGTCTTTTCTTTTTGGTATGCTGTTTTTAAGCTACATTATAAACTATAAAGTTTCTATATAAGTCGCTTTATAAATTATTATTAATTTATAGCTGTTCATAAGCTAAAATCATATTTAGATTTTTAACAGTTAATTTTATAAGCTGTTATCTTAGTGTCTTTAGACTTTTATTCAGATAATGCTTTTATAACCCAATCACTTGCATATTCATCAGCCTTAATTGAATATTCATAACTCAACTTATTTGCAATTTCTACGGCAATTAATCGAAACAAATCCATAGTCGATAACAGAGCATTTTTAATATCATTTCTTTCATAATGGGCATAGCAACTCGAAAGCCTTTGAATAATCCATTCCTCTGCCCACTCTTCTAGAAAACGCCCGCTATGCCAAGTATCATAGTCCAATCCATTTAATACGTGCGCATGACACTCAATGAGAGTTAAAAGCATCCACTTCATATAATTGTCAACACATGATTTTGCTGTCCATAATTCGCCACGGATTAACTTCTTCACCGTCCAAATTGTATGATACCAAAAGTCGTTTGTTATGTTGTTAAATTCGCATTCCGACAATAAAATGTAAGAAGTTCTTTCAGTAGCGGTTAGAGGTAAAATATGTTCCATACCGATTTTATCAATTAAGATACGATAACCACGCTTCAATATATCAATCTCATTATTCCTAATAGCGTTTTCTAAACTATTTCGAGAAAGAATAACAAAATCAACATCAAGTGCATTATCAAAAAGTATTCTTCTTTCTTTCTCTCCGCCAATTGTGTCTTCAATAAAAGAAATATGAAAATTTCCAATTTGTTCAAGCCAATGATCGGATTGCAGAAAAAAGTTAGGGTCATCAACAACCATTATAATATCTAGATCAGAAAAATCATCCGCAGGATGGTTGTTTCTAGCCTGAGAGCCAATCATTAAAGCCGCATGTACTTTATCAGTTCTATTTCCCCATTTCATAAAGTTGTTGATGATCAATTCAAATCGGTTCATATTTATCTCCAGCAAACACTATTTTACGAATCCCAAAGTTGGTGAATAACGGAATAAAGGTTTTCCTATGATATCTTTAAGAGGAACATATTTTGATATCCAGTATCTCGCATCTTCCGATACATTTCGGTTGTCCCCTAGAAAGAAATAACAGCCTTCTGGAACTTGAAATTCCATATCTGCTTCTGGTTTCATAGGCTCTTTTAAATACGGCTCGTCTAGTGGAGTTTCCGAATGGTTTATGTAAACCTTACCATCTTTGATTGTTACAGTTTCATTCGGTAAACCAATAACACGCTTGATATAATTTTCAGATCGATCATCAGGGTATATAAATATTGCGATATCACCACGCTTTGGTTTTGAAAATGCATAAGATAATCGATTACCAATCAGGCGGTCTTTTGTCATAATCGTGTTTTCCATAGAACTAGATGGTATCTCAACTTTTATAATAACATAAGTATTTACTAGTAACGCCATAATAAAACCCGCTGCTATTATTAAAATCCAGCTTATA is a window of Lachnoclostridium phytofermentans ISDg DNA encoding:
- a CDS encoding aminoglycoside 6-adenylyltransferase, which produces MNRFELIINNFMKWGNRTDKVHAALMIGSQARNNHPADDFSDLDIIMVVDDPNFFLQSDHWLEQIGNFHISFIEDTIGGEKERRILFDNALDVDFVILSRNSLENAIRNNEIDILKRGYRILIDKIGMEHILPLTATERTSYILLSECEFNNITNDFWYHTIWTVKKLIRGELWTAKSCVDNYMKWMLLTLIECHAHVLNGLDYDTWHSGRFLEEWAEEWIIQRLSSCYAHYERNDIKNALLSTMDLFRLIAVEIANKLSYEYSIKADEYASDWVIKALSE
- the lepB gene encoding signal peptidase I — protein: MAKDLQESEKKELTAEEKQKKVRNEIISWILIIAAGFIMALLVNTYVIIKVEIPSSSMENTIMTKDRLIGNRLSYAFSKPKRGDIAIFIYPDDRSENYIKRVIGLPNETVTIKDGKVYINHSETPLDEPYLKEPMKPEADMEFQVPEGCYFFLGDNRNVSEDARYWISKYVPLKDIIGKPLFRYSPTLGFVK